The Spirochaetota bacterium genome includes a region encoding these proteins:
- a CDS encoding HDIG domain-containing protein codes for MEPLREGRVPTIRECDALIARYRMLPNILGHSRQVMRVSLAIADNLKEGIAVDRALVAASALLHDITKTRSIETRERHDETGAALLRELGFPRVAAIVEQHVVFQGFDPGGRVEEREIVYYADKRVMHENIVTIEERVRDLVERYGKTQEIVELITSNREMVLRLEAKLEGAMRVSMDEAIGTAPAVVPGAPDYP; via the coding sequence ATGGAACCACTTCGCGAAGGCCGCGTACCGACTATCCGGGAATGCGACGCCCTCATCGCGCGATACCGCATGCTTCCGAATATTCTGGGGCATTCAAGGCAGGTTATGCGGGTCTCGCTGGCAATCGCGGACAATCTCAAGGAAGGAATCGCCGTCGATCGCGCGCTGGTGGCCGCGTCCGCGCTGCTCCATGACATCACCAAGACCCGCTCGATCGAGACCCGGGAGCGGCACGACGAGACCGGGGCGGCCCTGCTGCGGGAGCTCGGGTTCCCGCGGGTGGCGGCGATCGTGGAACAGCACGTGGTCTTCCAGGGCTTCGATCCCGGCGGGCGCGTCGAGGAGCGGGAAATCGTGTATTACGCCGACAAGCGCGTGATGCACGAGAATATCGTTACTATTGAAGAGCGTGTACGCGACCTCGTGGAGCGCTACGGAAAGACCCAGGAAATAGTCGAGCTCATCACGAGCAACAGGGAGATGGTCCTCCGCCTGGAGGCGAAACTGGAGGGCGCGATGCGCGTCTCTATGGACGAGGCTATCGGCACAGCACCTGCCGTTGTTCCGGGCGCCCCGGATTATCCGTAA
- a CDS encoding SET domain-containing protein produces MVEETGSDKGYLIIRRTEKGKSVFARKQFAQGEYIVAFRGKRYTREEYKEKLNPRNNHFLQVGQDVFLGPTRTADNYVNHSCDPNCGLRIENDRVNLYSIREIREGEEITFDYSTSMDEDYWEMDCNCGSALCRRRVRDFKYLPADVRDRYVRLGIVPDFIRASCAGKA; encoded by the coding sequence ATGGTTGAGGAGACGGGATCGGACAAGGGGTATCTTATTATCAGGCGCACGGAAAAAGGAAAATCGGTTTTCGCGCGCAAACAATTCGCCCAGGGCGAGTACATCGTAGCGTTCAGGGGCAAGCGCTATACCAGGGAAGAATACAAAGAAAAGCTCAATCCACGCAACAACCACTTTTTACAGGTGGGACAGGATGTGTTCCTGGGGCCCACCCGCACCGCGGACAACTACGTTAATCATTCCTGCGACCCGAATTGCGGCCTGCGGATTGAGAATGACCGCGTGAACCTCTATTCCATTCGGGAAATCCGGGAGGGGGAAGAGATCACGTTCGATTATTCCACGTCCATGGATGAGGACTACTGGGAGATGGATTGCAATTGCGGGAGTGCCCTGTGCCGGAGGCGCGTACGTGACTTCAAGTACCTGCCGGCCGACGTGCGGGACAGGTATGTGCGATTGGGAATCGTTCCCGACTTCATCAGGGCTTCCTGCGCCGGCAAGGCATAG
- a CDS encoding cysteine synthase family protein, giving the protein MKTLGKKLEAGGVLAAIGNTPLIKMRNISPGNAVRILAKFEGANPGGSIKDRPALYMLRHAIESGELTPDKVILEPTSGNTGIGLAMVGVALGYKVKLCMPQCVSMERRSTLEAFGAELVLTPGCEGTDGAIIKAREMLAENPSIYYMPDQFSNPQNILSHYETTAAEIIEQTGGSIAAFVAGLGTTGTIMGISRRLREFNPDIRIFAVEPVLGHTIQGLKNMSESIVPAIYEPSAIDEIITVGDEEAFGACRDLAAREGLFCGMSSGAALAGALRVARKFTSGNVVTVFPDRGDRYLSTSLYKSICAKCPP; this is encoded by the coding sequence ATGAAGACACTCGGAAAAAAACTGGAAGCCGGCGGGGTGCTGGCGGCAATAGGCAACACCCCCCTCATTAAAATGCGCAACATCTCGCCGGGGAACGCCGTCCGGATCCTCGCCAAGTTCGAGGGCGCCAATCCCGGGGGCTCCATCAAGGACCGTCCCGCGCTCTACATGCTCCGGCACGCGATAGAGAGCGGGGAGCTCACCCCGGACAAGGTCATCCTGGAGCCCACGAGCGGGAACACCGGCATAGGGCTCGCGATGGTGGGTGTCGCGCTGGGATACAAGGTCAAGCTCTGCATGCCGCAATGCGTAAGCATGGAGCGCAGGAGCACGCTGGAGGCGTTCGGGGCCGAGCTGGTCCTCACCCCCGGATGCGAGGGCACCGACGGCGCGATCATCAAGGCGCGCGAAATGCTCGCGGAAAACCCTTCGATCTACTATATGCCCGACCAGTTCTCCAACCCGCAGAACATACTGTCTCATTACGAGACCACCGCGGCCGAGATAATCGAACAGACGGGCGGCAGCATCGCCGCCTTTGTCGCGGGGCTGGGAACCACGGGCACCATCATGGGGATTTCGCGGCGACTACGCGAGTTCAATCCCGATATACGGATCTTCGCCGTCGAACCGGTTTTAGGCCACACGATCCAGGGACTCAAGAACATGAGCGAGAGCATCGTGCCCGCCATCTACGAGCCGTCGGCGATCGACGAGATCATCACGGTGGGCGACGAGGAGGCGTTTGGCGCCTGCCGCGATCTCGCGGCGCGCGAGGGTCTGTTCTGCGGCATGTCAAGCGGTGCGGCGCTGGCGGGGGCGCTCAGGGTGGCGCGCAAATTCACGAGCGGGAACGTCGTCACCGTGTTCCCGGATCGCGGGGACCGCTACCTGTCCACTTCGCTCTACAAGTCGATCTGCGCGAAATGCCCGCCTTAA
- a CDS encoding radical SAM protein — protein MKRYCILDCYVDEPACFGVPPFVSPYPRYLYGALLTAGAADEDIDYLTIETLRSRRYELATGYEMVFLIGGAVVPGKYLGHKIGTTPEIRDLVAANARRHFAIGGMVGHLLAGSAAPNLTPVKYDIEKFAFGWHRGEPRDECRTYGELARWAAEGAALCRRHPDFPRLICEIETARGCPRLQHCSFCAEGLTHGVEFRDEGDILREVDALIAAGISRFRLGRQADILQYKSSMADFRNGFPRPRVEPIRALFGELRARRDAGLITTLNIDNGNPGTIAAFPEESELILGEIVSALTPGDTLALGVESLDPGVIAKNNLKVDADTLVHVVRMVNEAGGGRVGGIPVLLPGVNLIHGLPGETAETFRINFEGLRRIMDEGLLLKRINIRSLLPFPGTVLYSRSFEPSPAIEKRYEYYKGRIRDEIDHAMLKAIYPAGTVLKDLFVMDRQFEYALARPIASYAITAKLHSPLERGARTDAMVIGHRERSLSALTLPVELNALPLKALELIPGIGRKRAQDIVLARPFARGADIMDMLKDVPEGIRKELLRGA, from the coding sequence ATGAAACGCTACTGCATACTCGACTGTTACGTGGACGAGCCCGCGTGTTTCGGCGTGCCGCCGTTCGTGTCACCATACCCGCGCTATCTCTACGGGGCGCTCCTTACCGCGGGCGCCGCGGACGAGGATATCGATTACCTGACCATCGAGACCCTGCGATCGCGGAGGTATGAGCTGGCGACCGGTTACGAGATGGTGTTCCTCATTGGCGGGGCGGTCGTTCCGGGGAAATACCTGGGACACAAAATTGGAACGACGCCCGAGATACGGGATCTCGTGGCCGCGAACGCACGCCGGCATTTTGCGATTGGCGGAATGGTGGGACACCTGCTCGCCGGGTCCGCGGCGCCCAACCTGACCCCCGTGAAATACGATATCGAAAAATTCGCGTTCGGCTGGCACCGGGGGGAGCCTCGCGACGAGTGCCGCACCTACGGCGAGCTTGCGCGCTGGGCGGCCGAGGGTGCGGCCTTGTGCCGGCGGCACCCGGACTTCCCCCGCCTTATCTGCGAAATCGAGACGGCGCGCGGCTGTCCCCGGCTCCAGCACTGCTCCTTCTGCGCGGAGGGACTCACCCACGGTGTCGAGTTCCGGGACGAGGGCGACATTCTCCGCGAGGTGGACGCGCTCATCGCGGCGGGTATATCGCGGTTCAGGCTGGGGCGGCAGGCCGATATTCTCCAATATAAGTCAAGCATGGCGGATTTCAGGAACGGCTTCCCCCGCCCCCGCGTGGAACCCATCCGCGCGCTCTTCGGGGAGCTCCGCGCACGGCGCGACGCCGGCCTCATCACGACGCTCAACATTGATAACGGGAACCCGGGCACGATCGCCGCGTTCCCGGAGGAATCGGAACTGATTTTAGGTGAGATCGTATCGGCCCTCACGCCGGGCGATACGCTCGCCCTGGGCGTCGAGTCGCTGGATCCCGGGGTCATCGCGAAGAACAACCTCAAGGTCGACGCCGATACGCTCGTGCACGTGGTGCGCATGGTGAACGAGGCGGGCGGGGGGCGCGTGGGGGGAATTCCCGTGCTCCTGCCGGGTGTGAACCTGATCCACGGCCTTCCGGGCGAGACGGCGGAAACATTCAGGATCAATTTCGAAGGACTGCGCAGGATAATGGACGAGGGTTTGCTTTTAAAGCGGATCAATATCCGGAGCCTGCTTCCCTTCCCCGGCACGGTGCTTTATTCGAGGAGTTTCGAGCCCTCACCGGCGATTGAAAAGCGGTACGAGTACTATAAGGGCCGGATCAGGGATGAGATCGACCATGCCATGCTGAAGGCGATATACCCGGCGGGGACGGTGCTGAAGGACCTGTTCGTGATGGACCGGCAGTTCGAGTACGCCCTCGCCCGTCCCATCGCGAGCTACGCCATTACGGCAAAGCTCCACTCGCCCCTGGAGAGGGGCGCGAGAACGGACGCGATGGTTATCGGTCACCGGGAGCGCTCGCTGTCCGCGCTCACCCTTCCGGTGGAATTGAACGCGCTCCCGCTCAAAGCCCTGGAGCTGATTCCGGGAATAGGCAGGAAACGCGCGCAGGACATCGTGCTCGCACGCCCCTTCGCACGCGGGGCCGATATCATGGATATGCTCAAGGATGTCCCTGAAGGAATTCGGAAGGAATTATTGCGCGGCGCATGA
- a CDS encoding bifunctional (p)ppGpp synthetase/guanosine-3',5'-bis(diphosphate) 3'-pyrophosphohydrolase: MSEIELKIKSRDLDTLIKIISSINPSAEIDLIRRAYEYAQNSHKDQVRLSGEPFIIHPLEVAIILANLKLDTTTIAAALLHDVVEDTEVSLEILTERFGEEVALLVDGVTKISTLKKKTRYKEEVNSLRKMLLATIKDVRVILIKLADKLHNMRTIMFQPESKQRIIARDVMDIYAPLAGRLGISQMRADLEDLAFHVLHHDEYHEIANKVALRKHEIEDFIEDIRFILYQQLERLNVGAEITGRAKHFYSIYRKMQNQNKPFEEIFDIRAIRIITAEVKDCYGILGIIHTLWSPITSRFKDYVAVPKSNMYQSLHTTVIGPDGLPLEFQIRTWEMHATAEMGIAAHWLYKEGTTSARREHINVSLLTRLRKLDYESQESGSSREFMKELKMDLYEDEIFVFTPKGKIVKLAKGSTPVDFAYAIHTEVGNQCVGARINNQMLPLKTELKSGDIVDIITSKKGHPSEAWLKFVKSSNARYKIRAWQRRETDFDRKEHEAPPKPAEEEKKKPEKTAEVSIPEAELIKIKNIARQKRSSLSIDGTSNVLIKLSQCCQPIPGDDVVGFITRGRGITVHKKNCPSLARLSIERERFINIVWEGSGNTYPVKIAIHGIDRQNLLKDIADEIAACKTNILKFEASIVSKDSAEFKLILEVKSMGHLKEVVTRLKRIKNITNVYKLNEKVLIKQP, translated from the coding sequence ATGTCGGAAATAGAGCTTAAAATAAAGAGCCGCGATCTCGATACGCTCATAAAGATAATTTCGTCGATAAACCCGTCCGCGGAAATCGACCTTATCCGGCGCGCGTACGAGTACGCCCAGAACTCGCACAAGGATCAGGTGCGGCTGTCCGGCGAGCCCTTCATCATACATCCCCTCGAGGTGGCCATCATCCTCGCGAACCTCAAGCTGGATACGACGACCATCGCCGCCGCGCTGCTGCACGACGTGGTGGAGGACACCGAGGTCTCGCTCGAGATCCTGACCGAGCGCTTTGGCGAGGAGGTCGCGCTGCTCGTGGACGGGGTCACCAAGATATCGACCCTGAAAAAAAAGACCCGGTATAAGGAGGAAGTGAACAGCCTCCGCAAGATGCTCCTGGCGACAATCAAGGACGTGCGCGTGATCCTCATCAAGCTCGCGGACAAGCTCCACAACATGCGCACCATCATGTTCCAGCCCGAGTCGAAGCAGCGCATCATCGCGCGCGACGTGATGGATATCTATGCCCCGCTTGCCGGGAGGCTGGGCATTTCGCAGATGCGCGCGGACCTGGAGGATCTGGCCTTCCACGTCCTGCACCACGACGAGTACCACGAAATCGCGAACAAGGTTGCGCTGCGCAAGCACGAGATCGAGGATTTCATCGAGGACATCCGCTTCATCCTGTACCAGCAGCTGGAGCGGCTCAACGTGGGCGCGGAGATAACCGGGCGGGCGAAGCATTTCTACTCGATCTACCGGAAGATGCAGAACCAGAACAAGCCGTTCGAGGAGATCTTCGACATACGCGCGATCCGCATCATCACCGCGGAAGTGAAGGACTGCTACGGAATCCTGGGAATCATACACACCCTGTGGTCTCCGATCACCTCGCGCTTCAAGGACTACGTGGCCGTGCCGAAATCGAACATGTACCAGTCGCTGCACACCACCGTGATAGGGCCGGACGGCCTGCCGCTCGAATTCCAGATCCGCACGTGGGAGATGCACGCCACGGCCGAAATGGGGATCGCGGCGCACTGGCTCTACAAGGAAGGGACCACGAGCGCGCGCCGGGAGCATATCAACGTCTCGCTCCTCACCAGGCTTCGCAAGCTCGACTACGAGTCCCAGGAGTCCGGGTCAAGCCGCGAATTCATGAAAGAGCTCAAGATGGACCTCTACGAGGACGAGATCTTCGTGTTCACCCCCAAGGGAAAAATCGTGAAACTCGCCAAGGGCTCGACGCCGGTGGACTTCGCCTACGCGATCCATACCGAGGTGGGAAACCAGTGCGTGGGGGCGCGCATCAACAACCAGATGCTTCCCCTGAAAACCGAGCTCAAGAGCGGCGACATCGTGGATATCATCACGAGCAAGAAGGGTCACCCCTCCGAGGCGTGGCTCAAGTTCGTGAAATCGTCCAACGCGCGCTACAAGATCCGCGCGTGGCAGCGGCGCGAGACGGACTTCGATCGCAAGGAGCACGAGGCGCCCCCCAAACCGGCGGAGGAAGAGAAGAAGAAGCCCGAGAAAACGGCCGAGGTCTCCATTCCCGAGGCCGAGCTCATCAAGATAAAGAACATCGCCAGGCAGAAGCGCAGCTCCCTGAGCATAGACGGAACCTCGAATGTCCTCATCAAGCTCTCGCAATGCTGCCAGCCCATACCGGGCGACGATGTCGTGGGTTTCATCACTAGGGGCCGCGGTATCACCGTTCATAAGAAGAATTGCCCCTCACTCGCCCGGCTCAGCATCGAACGGGAGCGGTTCATCAACATCGTATGGGAAGGCTCGGGGAACACCTACCCCGTCAAGATCGCGATCCACGGCATAGACCGGCAGAATTTGCTGAAAGACATCGCGGACGAGATTGCCGCGTGCAAGACCAATATACTCAAATTCGAGGCGAGCATCGTCTCGAAGGACAGCGCCGAATTCAAGCTCATCCTCGAGGTGAAGAGCATGGGCCACCTCAAGGAGGTCGTAACCCGGTTGAAGCGCATCAAGAACATCACCAACGTGTACAAGCTGAACGAAAAGGTTCTCATCAAGCAGCCATGA
- the maf gene encoding septum formation protein Maf — MRVILGSSSPRRRALLNELGIGFDTLSPDADETALPGETPRDYAVRVARAKAESALTIPDTGREPALLIACDTIVTIDGVIIGKPADRGDALRILGMLAGKTHSVISAVALVRVNGLTELRTGAEESRITFKPLGREGLEAYLDSIHYMDKAGAYAAQEHGRHIIERIEGSVTNVIGFPLRLFFRMLAEMGVADALLSPSLKYHPAHRA; from the coding sequence ATGAGGGTCATCCTGGGCTCATCGTCGCCGCGAAGGCGCGCCCTCCTGAACGAACTGGGGATCGGGTTCGATACGCTTTCTCCGGATGCGGACGAGACCGCGCTCCCCGGGGAAACGCCCCGCGATTACGCCGTTCGCGTCGCGCGCGCGAAGGCGGAATCGGCGCTCACAATACCCGATACCGGGCGGGAACCGGCGCTCCTGATAGCCTGCGACACGATCGTGACGATCGACGGCGTCATCATCGGGAAGCCTGCTGACCGCGGGGACGCGCTGCGCATACTGGGCATGCTCGCCGGGAAAACCCATTCGGTGATAAGCGCGGTGGCGCTGGTCCGCGTGAACGGCCTTACGGAACTGCGCACCGGCGCCGAGGAATCACGCATCACCTTCAAGCCGCTCGGGCGGGAGGGCCTGGAGGCCTACCTGGACTCCATCCACTACATGGACAAGGCCGGGGCATACGCCGCGCAGGAGCATGGGAGGCATATTATAGAGAGAATCGAGGGTTCGGTCACGAACGTGATAGGTTTCCCCCTGCGCCTGTTTTTCCGCATGCTCGCGGAGATGGGCGTCGCCGATGCGCTTTTGTCCCCTTCCCTGAAATACCACCCCGCACACCGGGCGTGA
- a CDS encoding threonylcarbamoyl-AMP synthase, protein MIFVINEQHIQKRLIMKAKDILEQGGVIIYPTDTVYAYGCDMADKRAIERIYWLKKIPKNKPLSFVFSNVGGLHEYVRNISDQAFKIMKKAFPGPYTFIFKASKLVPKVAITNQKTIGVRIPANEVALELVRALGRPIITASVNTVAGSYIVEPADLERVYRNEVDLVMDCGPRLSEPSTIVDFSEGDMRIVRRGKGELFFVDED, encoded by the coding sequence ATGATATTCGTCATCAACGAACAGCACATCCAGAAACGCCTCATCATGAAGGCGAAGGATATCCTGGAGCAGGGGGGCGTGATCATTTACCCCACCGATACCGTGTACGCCTACGGCTGCGACATGGCCGATAAACGGGCCATCGAGCGGATTTACTGGCTCAAGAAAATTCCGAAAAACAAGCCCCTCAGCTTCGTGTTCTCCAATGTGGGCGGGCTGCACGAGTATGTCCGCAACATCTCGGACCAGGCGTTCAAGATCATGAAAAAGGCGTTCCCGGGACCCTATACCTTCATTTTCAAGGCCTCGAAGCTTGTTCCCAAGGTCGCGATCACCAATCAGAAAACTATCGGCGTGCGCATCCCGGCCAACGAGGTTGCACTCGAGCTCGTGCGCGCCCTGGGAAGGCCCATCATCACCGCGAGCGTGAATACCGTCGCGGGGAGCTACATCGTGGAGCCCGCCGATCTTGAGCGCGTCTACCGCAACGAGGTGGACCTGGTGATGGACTGCGGCCCGCGGCTATCGGAGCCGTCCACGATAGTCGATTTCTCGGAGGGGGACATGAGAATCGTCCGCCGCGGGAAGGGGGAGCTTTTCTTTGTGGACGAGGATTGA